In Oryza glaberrima chromosome 8, OglaRS2, whole genome shotgun sequence, the following are encoded in one genomic region:
- the LOC127782234 gene encoding uncharacterized protein LOC127782234 isoform X2, with the protein MALALLSPSSASAHRLPRPISSPPLGRAASATSIGSSFFPLCSSPPSSGSCSLRRASSAGGASEPEASGATSLDADLLRRVAGAADAGEALDIVAESAGGTGGLDASDCNAIVAAALDRGNVELALSVFEAMRSGFARAGAWRWARPDVRTYALLVQRLAAALRVSDALRIIDYVSRAGISSAEEVPFGMIIRCPSCMVAVAVAQPQHGTQTVSCSKCRYQYELFSGDITSIESEEVSMDISTLDKALRFINVIKDGLPAAVHSIVIRTPSGTARTHRFATQTVELPAQEGERVTISLAAPSNVYREMGPLKISARSQGFRPGEPMSLTNHINRQVSRLLRAPSKNEGPFVFNPYLLVGALALLASGDAASAFIDPSLPRFITATALASAAVGTTLNQVILPEIRKLPQKTVDIIAVRQQLLSQYDMLQTRLKDLKQLSEKEVWMLARMSQLENKILAVGEPSYRARRGRVKRVLESLESTLLAKIELMESYAKLCSMIEIEVEMDSDVIVAEAASSAERISEQIQQLMEIDSLEEQWRIQAEANDEAERLLNSDSSETFSAEHV; encoded by the exons ATGGcgctcgccctcctctccccctcatcAGCGAGTGCCCACCGTCTGCCGCGCCCCATCAGCTCCCCGCCGCtcgggcgcgccgcctcggcCACCAGCATCGGTtcctccttcttccccctctGCTCCTCCCCTCCGTCCTCCGGCTCTTGCTCCTTGCGGAGGGCCAGCTCCGCGGGCGGCGCAAGCGAGCCAGAAGCGTCGGGGGCCACCTCCCTCGACGCCGACTTGCTCAGgcgtgtcgccggcgccgcggacgccggcgaggcgctGGACATTGTCGCGGAGTCCGCGGGAGGCACGGGCGGTCTGGACGCGTCCGACTGTAACGCGatcgtcgcggcggcgcttgaCCGGGGCAACGTGGAGCTAGCGCTCTCGGTGTTCGAGGCGATGCGATCCGGCTTCGCACGAG CTGGGGCCTGGAGGTGGGCGAGGCCAGACGTGCGGACATACGCATTGCTTGTCCAGCGATTGGCAGCTGCTCTGCGTGTTTCTGATGCTCTTAGGATAATCGATTATGTATCTCGCGCAGGCATTTCTTCGGCAGAGGAG GTCCCATTTGGGATGATTATTCGCTGTCCAAGCTGCATGGTAGCAGTCGCAGTTGCACAGCCCCAGCATGGAACTCAG ACTGTTTCTTGTTCAAAGTGCCGATATCAGTACGAACTATTTTCTGGAGATATCACGAGCATCGAGTCTGAAGAAGTTAG CATGGACATTTCAACTTTGGACAAGGCATTGCGATTTATAAATGTGATAAAAGACGGTCTTCCAGCTGCTGTGCACTCTATTGTG ATTCGCACACCTTCAGGAACAGCCCGTACCCATAGATTTGCTACACAGACTGTAGAACTGCCTGCTCAAGAAGGAGAAAGAGTGACCATTTCCTTGGCTGCCCCATCAAATGTTTATCGTGAAATGGGTCCCCTTAAGATTTCTGCACGCTCACAAGGGTTTAGACCAGGAGAACCCATGTCTCTCACCAATCACATCAACAGACAAGTCTCAAGATTGCTAAGAGCTCCATCAAAGAACGAGGGACCATTCGTCTTTAATCCATATTTGTTGGTCGGTGCTCTTGCTCTTCTTGCCTCTGGAGATGCTGCTTCTGCATTCATCGACCCAAGCCTCCCTAGATTTATTACAGCAACTGCTTTAGCATCAGCTGCTGTTGGAACAACACTAAATCAAGTGATCCTGCCAGAGATTCGAAAG CTTCCACAAAAGACAGTAGATATAATTGCTGTTCGGCAGCAACTTTTATCTCAGTACGACATGCTTCAGACTCGTCTAAAGGATCTGAAACAACTTTCCGAAAAGGAG gTGTGGATGCTGGCAAGAATGTCTCAACTAGAGAACAAGATATTAGCAGTAGGCGAACCATCATATCG TGCTCGTCGAGGTAGAGTGAAGAGGGTACTTGAAAGCTTGGAAAGTACACTCCTGGCAAAGATTGAGCTGATGGAAAGTTATGCAAAA TTGTGTTCTATGATTGAAATTGAAGTTGAGATGGACTCAGATGTTATTGTTGCTGAAGCAGCAAGCAGTGCA GAAAGGATATCAGAACAAATACAGCAACTAATGGAGATTGATAGTCTTGAAGAG CAATGGCGTATACAAGCTGAGGCTAATGACGAAGCAGAAAGGCTGCTTAATTCAGATTCTTCAGAAACATTTTCCGCTGAGCATGTAtaa
- the LOC127782234 gene encoding uncharacterized protein LOC127782234 isoform X1 produces the protein MALALLSPSSASAHRLPRPISSPPLGRAASATSIGSSFFPLCSSPPSSGSCSLRRASSAGGASEPEASGATSLDADLLRRVAGAADAGEALDIVAESAGGTGGLDASDCNAIVAAALDRGNVELALSVFEAMRSGFARAGAWRWARPDVRTYALLVQRLAAALRVSDALRIIDYVSRAGISSAEEVPFGMIIRCPSCMVAVAVAQPQHGTQTVSCSKCRYQYELFSGDITSIESEEVSMDISTLDKALRFINVIKDGLPAAVHSIVLFILQIRTPSGTARTHRFATQTVELPAQEGERVTISLAAPSNVYREMGPLKISARSQGFRPGEPMSLTNHINRQVSRLLRAPSKNEGPFVFNPYLLVGALALLASGDAASAFIDPSLPRFITATALASAAVGTTLNQVILPEIRKLPQKTVDIIAVRQQLLSQYDMLQTRLKDLKQLSEKEVWMLARMSQLENKILAVGEPSYRARRGRVKRVLESLESTLLAKIELMESYAKLCSMIEIEVEMDSDVIVAEAASSAERISEQIQQLMEIDSLEEQWRIQAEANDEAERLLNSDSSETFSAEHV, from the exons ATGGcgctcgccctcctctccccctcatcAGCGAGTGCCCACCGTCTGCCGCGCCCCATCAGCTCCCCGCCGCtcgggcgcgccgcctcggcCACCAGCATCGGTtcctccttcttccccctctGCTCCTCCCCTCCGTCCTCCGGCTCTTGCTCCTTGCGGAGGGCCAGCTCCGCGGGCGGCGCAAGCGAGCCAGAAGCGTCGGGGGCCACCTCCCTCGACGCCGACTTGCTCAGgcgtgtcgccggcgccgcggacgccggcgaggcgctGGACATTGTCGCGGAGTCCGCGGGAGGCACGGGCGGTCTGGACGCGTCCGACTGTAACGCGatcgtcgcggcggcgcttgaCCGGGGCAACGTGGAGCTAGCGCTCTCGGTGTTCGAGGCGATGCGATCCGGCTTCGCACGAG CTGGGGCCTGGAGGTGGGCGAGGCCAGACGTGCGGACATACGCATTGCTTGTCCAGCGATTGGCAGCTGCTCTGCGTGTTTCTGATGCTCTTAGGATAATCGATTATGTATCTCGCGCAGGCATTTCTTCGGCAGAGGAG GTCCCATTTGGGATGATTATTCGCTGTCCAAGCTGCATGGTAGCAGTCGCAGTTGCACAGCCCCAGCATGGAACTCAG ACTGTTTCTTGTTCAAAGTGCCGATATCAGTACGAACTATTTTCTGGAGATATCACGAGCATCGAGTCTGAAGAAGTTAG CATGGACATTTCAACTTTGGACAAGGCATTGCGATTTATAAATGTGATAAAAGACGGTCTTCCAGCTGCTGTGCACTCTATTGTG TTATTTATTTTGCAGATTCGCACACCTTCAGGAACAGCCCGTACCCATAGATTTGCTACACAGACTGTAGAACTGCCTGCTCAAGAAGGAGAAAGAGTGACCATTTCCTTGGCTGCCCCATCAAATGTTTATCGTGAAATGGGTCCCCTTAAGATTTCTGCACGCTCACAAGGGTTTAGACCAGGAGAACCCATGTCTCTCACCAATCACATCAACAGACAAGTCTCAAGATTGCTAAGAGCTCCATCAAAGAACGAGGGACCATTCGTCTTTAATCCATATTTGTTGGTCGGTGCTCTTGCTCTTCTTGCCTCTGGAGATGCTGCTTCTGCATTCATCGACCCAAGCCTCCCTAGATTTATTACAGCAACTGCTTTAGCATCAGCTGCTGTTGGAACAACACTAAATCAAGTGATCCTGCCAGAGATTCGAAAG CTTCCACAAAAGACAGTAGATATAATTGCTGTTCGGCAGCAACTTTTATCTCAGTACGACATGCTTCAGACTCGTCTAAAGGATCTGAAACAACTTTCCGAAAAGGAG gTGTGGATGCTGGCAAGAATGTCTCAACTAGAGAACAAGATATTAGCAGTAGGCGAACCATCATATCG TGCTCGTCGAGGTAGAGTGAAGAGGGTACTTGAAAGCTTGGAAAGTACACTCCTGGCAAAGATTGAGCTGATGGAAAGTTATGCAAAA TTGTGTTCTATGATTGAAATTGAAGTTGAGATGGACTCAGATGTTATTGTTGCTGAAGCAGCAAGCAGTGCA GAAAGGATATCAGAACAAATACAGCAACTAATGGAGATTGATAGTCTTGAAGAG CAATGGCGTATACAAGCTGAGGCTAATGACGAAGCAGAAAGGCTGCTTAATTCAGATTCTTCAGAAACATTTTCCGCTGAGCATGTAtaa